From one Methanomicrobia archaeon genomic stretch:
- a CDS encoding Gfo/Idh/MocA family oxidoreductase, with amino-acid sequence MDVGVIGVGTMGRNHVRVYTELKDVDDVYLYDVDGAAARRMSEQYGEGVEVSDSITSLLDTVDMVSICAPTKYHFELARQAVGMGIHCLIEKPICSTSEEAAQLVQAIQDHDVVVVGVGHIERFNPIVKEIKQLINRPRYIEIKRLNPASTRITDADVVTDLMIHDIDLVWNYFMDGYSSYHLDSVWDEDLCTVIARFGDCAVSLSASRIACKKTRSIYVEDEDFSVEGDFMNQEVFIYRKPQKYSEVNSRYVQENIIEKVLVSKVEPLKEELKTFVRCAKDGGAFSVTAEQALLEDIKWGLHG; translated from the coding sequence ATGGACGTTGGTGTGATTGGTGTGGGCACGATGGGCCGGAACCACGTGCGTGTGTATACCGAGCTCAAGGACGTGGATGACGTTTACCTCTATGATGTTGATGGCGCTGCAGCGCGGCGCATGAGCGAGCAGTACGGCGAAGGCGTGGAGGTGAGTGATTCTATCACCTCCCTGCTGGATACGGTGGACATGGTGAGCATCTGCGCGCCAACGAAATATCACTTTGAGCTGGCCCGGCAGGCGGTTGGAATGGGCATCCACTGCCTGATCGAGAAGCCGATTTGTTCTACCAGTGAAGAGGCCGCGCAGCTCGTACAAGCGATACAGGATCACGACGTCGTGGTGGTGGGTGTAGGGCACATCGAGCGGTTCAACCCTATTGTGAAGGAGATCAAGCAGCTCATCAACCGTCCCCGGTATATCGAGATCAAACGGCTCAATCCTGCATCCACACGCATCACGGATGCGGACGTCGTGACGGACCTGATGATTCATGACATCGATCTCGTATGGAACTATTTCATGGATGGTTATTCATCGTACCATCTGGATTCGGTCTGGGATGAGGATCTGTGCACCGTAATCGCTCGATTTGGAGACTGCGCAGTGTCGCTATCCGCGAGCCGGATAGCGTGTAAGAAGACGCGGAGCATCTATGTAGAGGACGAGGATTTCTCGGTTGAGGGCGATTTCATGAACCAGGAGGTCTTCATCTATCGCAAACCGCAGAAGTACAGCGAGGTCAATTCGCGCTACGTGCAGGAGAACATCATCGAGAAGGTGCTCGTGAGCAAGGTGGAACCGCTGAAAGAGGAGCTGAAGACGTTTGTGCGGTGCGCGAAAGACGGGGGAGCATTTTCGGTGACGGCCGAGCAGGCGCTCCTGGAAGATATCAAGTGGGGACTGCATGGCTGA